In the Castor canadensis chromosome 1, mCasCan1.hap1v2, whole genome shotgun sequence genome, gcctcccaagtagctaggatgacaaatgtgagccactggcatagGCCTCTCACTATCCTCATTTCCTTTCAGATTTTGTCAATGAGAATCAAAttatggggggaagggggagaaggaagacAGATGAGATGTAGAGCACTTGACAAGTATATGAAAAGccccctgggtttaatctctaacatcccaagaaaaaaggaaaaaaaaaagaaaatcacctgaTTAACAAACAAGGTGGTCACAAATTTTCCTGGCTTGAAGACTTCCACAACTTTCCTGATCAGGTCATCATAGGAGGTCTGACTTAAATTTGTTTCAAAGCTAACATAAGAAAATTCTGGTTCTGGAGTGATGTGAATAGTCCAATAAGTTCCCTTAGAGAAACAGTTTTTTTGTTAGTAATAGAAAAGGaatgtttaaatataaaaaaattactgaaaagtgATGTAGTTACTTACATCCGATTTCATCCCATTCATCGAATACCCACAAGGATTGAACAGTGTGGCATCAATGACAGAACCTGGTATCAGGTCACGAATTCCACTCTCCTGGGGAAAAGATGAAAGACAAAATTAAacacacatttgaaaaataaactgagaaagattttttttaaatgtagtccTAATGCAGTAGATTCTAGCAAcaattttttcttgaaaattcttACACGAGTGACATCCTTTGCAGTAACACCATCTTTCATGTAGAACTGGTCCATAACTGCTGGGTCAAGCTCACTCATCAGAATTTCCAGGGTTTGATCTGGCTGACTGATTACCCGACTCTCTGGGAAATCCAAAGTATACAAGTacctatataaaaatttaaaaagtttctaaaaATGACAACTGATAGCCTAAAATAAATCTTATATGGACAACAAAAATATCCACAAAACTCTATCAAACATACCAACAGTCAGAATTCATACGTCCCATACAATATGCTGCTCCATCTGTTGAAGGAACAAGAATGTAAAATGAATTTAACATCCACTTAACAGGATGGCTATTACCACCCATCCAAAAAGCTGGAGTGTGTTATACTATTTGGGACATACTAGGAATGTCATCAATGAAGAGAAATTGAAATTAAGGGGTTAATTCCAAGATGGGTAGGATCTCCTCCCTTGCCTCTTTTCCTGGCCGACACTGAAAGATATGTTTCAATTAGTGGGTTGGTCTGAATGATTGAGAAAACTATAGCTTACTTTCCCTTCGACACCCACAGGAAAAAGGAATTTCCTGTTACCTGTTTATTCATCTAATTAAATCCAAGTCAGTTTATGTTACATTCCTTCACATTTTGCTTCAAGGTTTCACTCAACACAGTAAATCAACACTTGTAAGCTACTTGCACCAAATATTCACTACTCTCCTATAGCCTATGGTTTCACAGTTGATGTGGTTAAGTTACTGGAAAGTCAGTTGATTTTTTATGTATGTTGgttaggatcaaacccagagcttcacacaGGTTAAACAGGGACTCACCACTGGCTATAACTCCAGCTcccaggattttattttttataatcataCCTGTGAGTGGCTGTGGAAAGTCATTAAATTATCCTAGACTTACAGTCTCATCTAGTAATGATGCTGAATTAGATAACTTCCTGTCCTGTAACCTCTATAAATAAACTTGGGAAAGggatgaaagggaaaaaaaaagctaattttaaGTGGTTGAGCCAGTTCAATAAAGTATAAAGTTCTAGACTGGATTTTTTTAACAGAGATTTATGATCACACTTGTGGAAGGGATTATAACCTTCCTATGTCAAAGGCCGTATGATCTGATGTGAAAAGCCACTGAATTAAATACAAATTGGAGGTACCGGCTAGGTGAAGATGAAATGTCTCTGCTATATGAAAAACCATCCAACggcatgattttctttttcttttgtttttacatacaggggtcttgctatgttgtctaGCCAGGCCTAGCCCAGCCTCTCTCCTaaactcaagcaatcctcctgagtagctgccaCTACAGGCATGAACACCAGTGCCCAGTTTCCATGATATAATGATTCTACTTACACAGCACTGGCTTGAGATGCACAATTATTTTTTACAAGTGCATGTGcgagggtgggggatggggcaagggtggagaaatgacccaaacaatgtatgtacatgtgaataaatgaataacaaaaaaagtaCATGTGCACATACAACATAATTTAATAAAGTATTCACATATCTTAACAGAAAATTacctttttatagtttttaaaccCTCTAACTTTAAGAAGGAAGTATGTTTAAATTCTATTTAAACTTACTTGGGAAAATTGCATTAAGAAACTCTATTTCTTCCTGGAAATTCCGGTGTGGGTATCCTTGATGAGAAGGCTTCATAAAATTCTTACGAGAATAAAAGAAGCTCTTGTGGGGGGGGAAAAAGATGActttttaagatatatttttaaaattattttatacactTCCAAAGTCAGCAATCAAAACTCTAGAAATATTTTCCCCAGTGTTGCACTTGTGAAATACACAAATTAGCTATCTTAAATGATAGCTACTATGGTCATATAATAATGTACCTTTACAATATTGCAATGTTTTgttctggaaaagaaaatataacaatacCAAATCCACTGAGGATGGGTCATAACCACagagaaaaatacatttcttcCTAGAGcagtgatatatatttttttaatttaagtagcATCTCACTAAGTAGCATGGCTTAAGAGTCatattcttcctgcctcagcctcccaaccccaagggctaggattacagatgtgtaccacaacGCCTGGCTTTAAAGCAGTGGTTTCTAATCAGAGCTTTTTAGTCAGGTAAGGAAAAATCTTGTAGGAAGACATCTGGTTTTTAGTCAATGAGCCAGCTTAAGCacaatactttttatttcttacaagGATCAATAGTAACAATGAAAATTACATTGGTAGGGctgaggggtgtagctcagtgatagaccaTGTGTCTAGCATATGTGAAAtgctgggttcaattcctagcaccaggATGCGGGTGGGGAGCACCCACTATTAGTTCCTAATAACAATAATCTACCCTTTCCTTATGaagtaaaaaatactaaaattcaactaaagaaacaacaacaaaaacaaacaactgcTCATCAGAAAATTCACTTTTAAGTAGAAAAATCTCTGTTCTTAAAAACAATCAGGCCAGGTgctggcggctcatgcctgtaattctagctattcgggaggcagaaaccaggaagatcgtggtttgaaaccggcctaggcaaatagttcatgagaccctatctttaaaaaaaaaaaagcaggggggtggggagaggatggtagagtggctcaaggtaaaagttctgagttcaagccctagtactgcaaaataaataaatatcaggaCTTAACTTAATATTGACTGTTGCTCTTTATCATAGCCCTTCATAATGAAGACTGGATAATTTccatattgaaattatttttactttcctatcttttctttagctttttttttttttttttttttagtggggtggggaggtgtggtgctggggatctaacccaggctCTCACACTTCCGAAGCacaactactgagctacatccttggCTCCCATCTCTCCACATTCATATTGATTATGACTAGAACTGTGGAAGTTACGTcttgttcatttctttctcccATTTGAATTTCACCTCAACTCTCTCACTTTGCTTCCTCCATTTTTTCTGCTGTTCTCAACCAACAGGCTGGATATTTTAGTTCTCTATTATGATGACCATTTTGCCATGTGTTCTTGTGCAttataaactgaagcaaaaaatatACAGACTTACTACACACACCACCGGAAAAGCATCCCAACAGTTAGTTATGTCCCCCCAATAAGGGTTAAATAATGCTTCTAATTACTTACTTGAATAGAGTCGAACCCACTGTAATCCCTAGCAAGCTTCAACAGGGGAACCAGTGCTTTCAGTAAGAGGGTGGTACCACATGTCTTCAAAATGAAACGTCTCTTGGAGACAAACATGCTACTCTCACTGCAATTGAAAAGTTACAAGATTATTATGGTATTTATGTACTCCTGAGAATACATTTAACCTATTACTAGATTATCATTTATAATTTTGGGTCATTCAGTCTCCACTCACTTGAGACAGAAtattactatgtagcccaggctgggcctggacctcatgattctcctgcctcaacctgccAAGGACTGGGATTCTAGGCAtgtccaccatacccagcttcacTAGGTACTTTTAAATACTAGATCTCaagctgaggacatggctcaaggggattggagttcaaattccaccaccaccaaaaaccaaacaaatgttAGTAATGCAGCTGGGCCCCCGGTAGCTCATgcctgaatcctagctactcaggaagcaaatatcagagaactgtggtttgaagccatcccagggaAACAGTTAAAGAAATCCTACCTACACCTACCTCGAgcaaacccatcataaaaaaagtgctgatggagtggctcgaggtggaggccctgagttcaaaccccagttccatcaaagaAGCAAATGATGTGCTGCAgtattcttttcttctattaaatgGAAAAGTATTTAGCTCCTTGACTCTTTCCTCCTGCATTCATCGGTGTTCTAAGGACACACACATCAAACAGTACTAGAAGATGCATCTTTTTTGGATCAAATATCCACATATGTGGGATATAAAAGCCCCCAGATGGCTATGTAAAATAGCCTAACAAACTATCTTTTGTATAAACTAACATTATTTACTATCTTGCACCACCTATTCTCACATGCTGTTTTTGCAACCATCTCTCATCATTTCTTTCACTAGATAGCATCAGGAggaaaggaattttttatttactgCTGTACTTCTGCAGCACAGCACACAGTAGCATTTTAATATACGATGGCATATGCCAAACACAAGCACAGTAAAAAGTAGAGACCTTGTTTAATGGAAAGCTTATCACAACAACTaagcattcaaaatatttattgaataaattaacTTGGCACCTATAAAGCTGGCTACGAATACTGAGGTTACTAACATTTCATTTTATACCATATTcttaaaaccacagaaaaatatttttgagaggaATAATTCAATTTCACATTAAATTATGATTAGCACTGAAAGCACTTGTTTTATAGGACTTACCTGAGTACATAAGCTTcctgcttgtcagtttttgtCACACTTATGATTGAACATTGCACATCCTTCAAAAGTACATCCCACTCAGATCtattatttaacaacaaaaatataattaacagCACTTGCCTACTCATGAAAATTACATGGCTCTCACACTTTAAGATTAACAGACAACAGATAGATACTTTGGTAtatgaataaaaggggaaattataCTTTTGCATTTTTAAGTCACTGAAGGGAAAACTATCAAGAATGTGAACaaccagccaggtgccagtggctcccgcctaagatcctagctactcaggaggcagagattacagggattgtgatttgaagccaaccCGAGGAAATACTTTAccagaccatatctccaaaatagagctggtggagtgtctcatggtataggtcctgagttcaaaccccagtaccaccataaaaaattaTACTGTATGCtcttggcatggtggtacacacctgtaatttcaactactcaggaagattgtgaattccaggccaggctgggaaaCGGTAGCcttgagactatctcaaaaacaaaataaaggtggttggaagcatagctcaagcagtacagcgccTGTCTACccagaacaaggccctgagttcaaccatgattaccacaaaaaacaagaacaaaaacaccaagccagacaccagtggctcacgcctatgatcctagttactctggaggACTGAAGGTGAACCAGCCCTGGGTAAAgtgtgagagaccctatctcaaaaataccaaaaaaaaaaaaaccagggctggtggatggctcaagcttgcctaacaagcttgaatccatgagttcaaaccccagcactgcccccccccccaccaaaaaaaaccccacaaaaatgaacaccaaaataaaatcaaaatggctGGGGCATAACTGACGTGatggagcacttacctagcatgcacaaagccctcaATTCAATCCCTGGCACCACTAAATAAACTGTAAGACTactgcttgaggccagcctgagcaatacAGGAAAGacctctcaaaaaataaaaaggataaacaATTTAGGAGCATGTGCTGCACAAACTATACGTGCTAATTCTGCCATTTTACCTAAGTGAGTTGAACATTTtggtgtgtgtgcgcgtgtgtgtggtTATTcccaggatctcattatgtagcacaggctgacctctaattcttgatcctcctgcttttgcGTGACAAATGCTTCAGATGTGCACCATCAGTTGGGACTgggcagttatttttattttttaacatggaaaaaaaaaatgttgggcaTTTCAAGTTTTATTGAACAAGCATAGACGTTCTCCTTTTAATTGCATCTTGTCCTTCATAAGCAAGCCaagattcatttttattagctctcATATTCTATTTAAGAAGACTTTGTCCCCACAAGAGgtttcaaagttttctttttacaaatcaCAGTTGGTGAACACCAAAACTTTCACTTGTAGTGATCACACTCCAATTTGGGGTTGGGGCACTGCTCTGAGAAGAATGGCATGGAAGGCAGGAACCCACAAGGTCTAAAGTCCAGGATGGGGATGGGGTCTGGCCTGAGGACATCAGCCAGAGCAACTGCAGCAGGGACAGTGTTGCACTGGATGATGGGGCCCACTTCCAGCTTGTTTTTAAGAAACAGGGGAATGTATTGTAGTTCATCCCAAAATTGGTACCCTGAGTTTAAATGCAGTGCAGGCAGCATCACAAGTTCTCatactcttgctttttttttttttggggtgggggggtactggggtttgaacttggagcctacaccttgagccaccctatCAGCCTTTCttgttgtgatggttttttttttcaagatagggtctcgaaaactgaCTGCcgagactggctttgaactttgatcctcttgatcaTTCATCTGTGCCTCctggagtagctaagattacaggtattagccactggcgcccagctactCTTGCTTTTTCCACTTTGCAATCAGTATTGTCTACACAGCCTTCTTTGATGCAATATTCACTGAGTTCTCTACTTAAGGCTTTCCACctgtaaaagaaatcaaagatataTACAATGAGATTTAAGGTGGTGGATCCTGAAGATGGGTCAGAGACTATACATTTCTCTTTCCCTTACAAAGTTGTTTCCATGTTTCTCATCTTCTGATCCAACTGACCCACTGTTGGCTCTGtcaagggggtgggaggaggagggcaagGGCAGCTTTAGGTATCCCCACAAGAAGATAATTTGCAAAGATCTTAGGCTCTCTTTCATAAAGTATAGTAGAAAGAACTCTGGTCTCTTCAGAGTTCTTCTCCAGCCTTACTAATTATTCTATAATATTAAAGAGATCACTTTCCCTCTTTGATCTTAAGTTGTCATCACCcctcccaaaaacaaaaaaaggtgtcAAACTACCATTCTCTAGGACTCAAACCTTTCTGTCCAGCTGCTCAGATCTCTCGATGAGCCAGGGCACACCATTGGGCCTGGACAGCCAGCCCTCAGCCCTGGGCATTGTTGAAAACTTCTctttaaatctcaaaaaaaatccatcacaataaagggttggaggagtggctcaagcaagtaagagtgcctgcctagctagcatgaagctgagttcaaaccccagtgctgcaaaagaaaaaaaaaaagtattatcttTGATCTCTAGCCATGGTAGCAGTAGcagcaccatcaccaccaccccagCTGTGACAAAAGTGCCTCTAAATATGTTGCCAAATGTCTCCTTAGTGGAAAAACCATTCCCAACTGTTAAACAGTAAACCAAGTCAACAAGTAAGTGgcatttcaaaacagaaaactcAGATTAGGAAATATTTTACCAAGCCTGAACAGCTCAATTTCCAATCACTAAATCAGTGTGTAATCCTGTAATATAAATGCATTTCAAACTTGTCTGTATTCAGTTATGTAGATACCAGTTTGACTCatttaactttttgaaatttataatagCAAGAGTTACCAAACAGATCAGATTGGTGAAATTATAATACAGACTGAGTGATTCTCAATCTCAGTACACTATGTTTAGGTACAAAGTAAGGCACCTTCCACCATCATTACTCAGTCTCATGAAAGGATAGTCTAATCACAgaaatataatttagaaaatgcATCAGACAACTGTGTGGAACACTTCTTTCACATCATTTATGTCCATAGAAAGCAGGGCAGTAAAACCTTTCTCTCAGAGGAGTCAACAAACTTTTTGTAAAAGGCTAGagagtaaattttaaattttgcaagGCAGACAGTTGTTTTTATCTACTCAGTCTACCTTTGTGGGGAGAAAATAACCATAGACGTTATATCCTGCTGTTAAAGTAACTGCTTTCTTTCACACTATGGCTGAAAAAGCACTGACTACTTAGGAATTACAATTAAATGAGAAAGGTTTTgatgcaaaaaaattttaaattaattttttattgtgctggatggggaacattgcagcatttacaaaaggtcttacagtatatcaaacatatcacacttgaccccttcaccattctcctttatccctcctgcctccccttgatgagaaaaaaattttaactaatgAGAAATGAGTGAACAGGAGAAAGGAATGGTGGCTGACACCTctaaccccagctacatgggagacagagatcaaggacaccctatctgaaacataaagcaaaaaagatgACTCAAACTGAGTCAACATCTTGGTTTTCCAAAGAGGAGAAAGCACACTATGTTgtatggtagcatgtgcctgggctacatagtaacaTTTTGTCTcacatcaggagaatcacagtttcaggccagcctgggcaaatagttttgagatcctatcttgagaaaagaaaaaaaaaagcaacacaaaaaatggctgcaGAATGGCTTAAGAGGCAGAGCACCCGCCTACCAAGTTtgactgagaaaagaaaaaaaaaaagccaaaataaatcaaataaaccaCAATGAGACTGCCTTAAATTCATCATTGTGGTGACCActatcaaaagaacagaaaatagtcAAGTGTAAGAATGCAGAGGAATTGGTACCCATGTGTACTGttgttagaaatataaaatgggtGTAGCCCTTACAGAAAACAGTATAGATGTTACTCAAAAAGCTGAATGGGTCTAGAAGAAATAGTTGTACTCCCATGTTCACAGCAGTATTACTCACAATAGACAGGAGGCCaaagcaacctaaatgtccaaatatggtatatgtacacaatggatcctacagtcttaaaaaagaaaattctgtcacATGCTACAAAACAGATGAAACAAGGTTATTAATGCTAACatagccagtcacaaaagaacaCTGTAGGATTCCACCCAAAGGAGGTGCTAAGAATGGCCACATCTTAGAAACAAAGCGTAAAGTTGGTTAACAGGCATGAAGGAAAGCTAATTAGTGTTTAATGAATCCATCTAGCTCTCTACATCTGAgtactgaaactgtatttgtAAAAAATTGTGATCATCTCTCCATTGAACAGACCTTTATTGTTTTGCCATAAAAATGTAACTATTTGttgcatttattttgtattagGTCTAAGTAATCACAGATTATCATTTAAAGTATCTGGGAGGATGTGCACAGGTTATATGTAAATACTATGCCATCTCATAAGGACTTTTATATAATGAACTCTGGATTTTGGTAGGGTGCCCTGGAATCAGTGCCCTGGGACAGAGATGATTTTATAGAATTCTAGTTTTACCAGAAAAAATACAGTGCTAGAGACCTGTTGTACAACAGTGAATTTAATTActacttaaaatggttaagatggaaaacttttatgatttttaaaaaaaacacaattaaaaaaaacagaacagaacattGTTGGCAGACAGAAGAAACTCTTCAGATCAAGAGAGAGTTATAgctctgggcaccagtggctcacgcctgtaatcctagctactcaggaggcagagattaagaggatcacagtttgaaaccagcccaaggAAGTAGttaagagagaccctatctcgaaaatacctaacacatacacacaaaaagggctggtgaagtggctcaaaggtgtaggccccgacttcaagccctggtaccacaaaattACTTTATATGTAATCACCTAAGCTGGTCAAAATGTAGGTTCATGAATTCTATTGCCAAGTGAATCAGATGCCTTCCTAAAGTAAAAATGTctggtttcagagttttgtttaCCCAATCCTTGTTAAAGGTTTGCTGGAAGTGGCCCAATTCTGACCTTAACTCGCAGCAAGACTTGGGGGGTCTATGTTTCAGAGACTCATTACATTTAGGCCGCCACTAAACCACTAAACCTCACCCAAGGCTGTATGTAGTCTTTGGCCAAAAGTATACTAAAACATCATTCTCGAGCAAAAAGCTTACACTGGTCAGAAGTTTAATTCTGAATGGTATCTTCTTAAAGGGCAGTTAATTCACATATCCAAAGCAGTAAGTCTCTCCTCTTTTGTTCAAGGCAACCAACTCAGAATGCAACACTGCTAATTATAatcacaatattatttctctgCCTTAAATTTTGGTCTCAAACTTAAGCCTTTCAGTATAGTGACTACTACACCATTTATTACTATTTTCAATGTGTGCCTCTTAAAGACTGGTGGTTTGGAAGCAGCAGTTCAAACTTTGAAAATTGCTGTGAGGAATGCAATGAGAAGCTTAATTCAGTAGGAAGATTTTCTACTCCAAAACATTTACACTAAAAGGTTTTTTGGCAATGCATTGTAAATTCCTTCAGTGTAAATGACAAAAACTGCAGTATTGTGCAATGATACAGTCAAATAAGGCATGAGTTTAGAGAACGTTAATGCTGAGGTGTGATTTACTACCTTTGCAACTACTCCAATCCTTTACTTTACAAAATTTGTAAAGCATGGTAATAGCAGAATATCACCTCTACATCACAGATTTTAGTTTTCATATAACAAAAATACGGTTAATATTCCCAAACCCAAAGCATTTGTCCTCTTTACtcctctagaatttttttttttgtgacactggggcttgaactcagggctccaccagcccactttttgagatagggtctctcccaggctggcttcaaacctgaatcctccagatctctgcctcctgaatagctaggattacaagtgtgagcctcaGGCACCCCACTTATAATTCACCAGATAACCCCACCTCATTCATTACTAAGACTAGTTCAAGGTTTATTAAATTCTAAaccaaacatttttcttttttttttttgtcagggaTGTAttagggattgagctcaggggCCCTCAggtttgctatgcaggcactctactaattGAGTctcacaccaccagccctgttttctgtgcctagcattacaggtgtgagcctgtatAGGTGCCTGGCTGCAAGAGGATTTTATTGTCAGATTAAGCACCTTTTCTCACCAGAAGTCTTCATCTCCTAACATACTTCCTCCCTCGATGCCACTTCCTAGAAAAAGGCTTATTTGGTACATCATTTGAGTACCAAACTCGAAGGCATTTTTCTATAtggtcactgatttttttttattcaatttaCTTCTTCACATATGGTGGCAGGGAtttaactcagagctttgcacatactaggttaagagctctaccactgagctacatactcaCTCAGCACCTCAACAAACTTAGATCTGGAAGACTAGAGAAATGTGCGGGTTAATGGTAAACTgtgcttccttttttaaatacttCAAATACTATGTGAAGTGAGTTCTAGAAATCCAGGTCATCCATTCCCTTACTCATGCTAATATACCTAGATTGCTGCTcttctcagggccttgcacttgctaggtactCTTACCATTCAAGCCATTCGGCTAGCTCCTTAAATTATGTTCTTTACTAGTCAAGACTTTCCTTTAAGAgactacaataaaaaagaaaacaaagtctaCAGATGCTCCTCACTTGAGAAATTAGCAAAAATAATCCTCAGTATTATGCTAATGTATTAAGATCACACTCAAGATGAATTTCTGAGAGAGTGAAATTTAGTTGAAAAGGTGAAAATTCAGGAAGTAGTTTCCAGCTTGACTTGGCATTAAAGCTTGGAAAGACGGGCCAATTTTGCATAA is a window encoding:
- the Amd1 gene encoding S-adenosylmethionine decarboxylase proenzyme isoform X1; its protein translation is MEAAHFFEGTEKLLEVWFSRQQPDANQGSGDLRTIPRSEWDVLLKDVQCSIISVTKTDKQEAYVLSESSMFVSKRRFILKTCGTTLLLKALVPLLKLARDYSGFDSIQSFFYSRKNFMKPSHQGYPHRNFQEEIEFLNAIFPNGAAYCMGRMNSDCWYLYTLDFPESRVISQPDQTLEILMSELDPAVMDQFYMKDGVTAKDVTRESGIRDLIPGSVIDATLFNPCGYSMNGMKSDGTYWTIHITPEPEFSYVSFETNLSQTSYDDLIRKVVEVFKPGKFVTTLFVNQSSKCRTVLSSPQKIEGFKRLDCQSAMFNDYNFVFTSFAKKQQQQQS
- the Amd1 gene encoding S-adenosylmethionine decarboxylase proenzyme isoform X2; this translates as MFVSKRRFILKTCGTTLLLKALVPLLKLARDYSGFDSIQSFFYSRKNFMKPSHQGYPHRNFQEEIEFLNAIFPNGAAYCMGRMNSDCWYLYTLDFPESRVISQPDQTLEILMSELDPAVMDQFYMKDGVTAKDVTRESGIRDLIPGSVIDATLFNPCGYSMNGMKSDGTYWTIHITPEPEFSYVSFETNLSQTSYDDLIRKVVEVFKPGKFVTTLFVNQSSKCRTVLSSPQKIEGFKRLDCQSAMFNDYNFVFTSFAKKQQQQQS